A window of the Hevea brasiliensis isolate MT/VB/25A 57/8 chromosome 6, ASM3005281v1, whole genome shotgun sequence genome harbors these coding sequences:
- the LOC110642048 gene encoding UPF0481 protein At3g47200-like, with the protein MLLLITILFNKISRLSLNIEEFSCDDIEVGNQNQGSTSGVPKLPSCCSIFRVPRSLMEIHPKAFQPQIVSIGPYHHGREHLQMIQQQKLQYLHAILARTQGVDFDDFCKSIANEQKAMRECYSESTDKYSDHDFIEMLVLDGCFIIELFLIVEKLVEPDLNDPIFNQPWILYSIMRDLLRLENQIPFFVLQTLFELSKSTLREVPSLTELILRFFHYIIRRPDEIRDKHKNQLDGEHLLHLFRSSFIPSSKLVPTGRKDLLQLIQPVEKLRVAGIEFKQPVETAESFLDIKFRRDHGVLEIPHLAIDDSISSLILNCVALEQCYKHCSTHFTSYVIFMGCLINTPVDAGYLRDHRIIENFFGTDTEVVKFFNEVGKDICFDIRQSYLAKLFEDVNDHYRNVWHVRWAGFKHAYFDSPWTFISAIAALILLILTFIQAFFAVYGYVNPP; encoded by the exons ATGCTTTTGTTAATAACCattctttttaataaaatatctagATTATCATTAAATATAGAGGAATTCAGCTGCGACGACATTGAAGTCGGCAACCAAAACCAAGG TTCGACATCGGGAGTGCCCAAGTTGCCGAGCTGTTGTTCCATCTTTCGAGTGCCTCGAAGCCTTATGGAAATTCACCCAAAGGCCTTTCAACCGCAAATAGTGTCCATTGGCCCCTACCACCATGGAAGAGAACacctccaaatgattcaacaacaGAAACTCCAATATCTTCATGCTATTCTTGCTCGAACACAGGGTGTTGATTTCGATGACTTCTGCAAATCCATAGCGAATGAGCAAAAGGCGATGAGGGAGTGTTATTCAGAGAGTACTGATAAATATAGCGACCATGACTTCATTGAAATGCTGGTACTTGATGGATGCTTCATTATTGAGCTCTTCCTCATAGTTGAAAAGCTAGTCGAACCTGATCTCAATGATCCTATATTCAATCAGCCATGGATATTGTATTCTATCATGAGGGATCTTCTTAGGCTAGAGAACCAAATTCCTTTCTTTGTTCTTCAAACTTTGTTTGAATTGTCAAAGTCGACTTTAAGAGAAGTTCCCTCCTTGACAGAACTCATCCTACGATTCTTTCATTATATAATACGGAGGCCTGATGAAATTCGAGATAAGCATAAGAATCAGCTGGATGGGGAACATCTACTACATTTGTTTCGCTCCAGTTTCATCCCTTCCTCCAAGTTGGTGCCTACAGGTCGTAAAGATTTACTTCAATTGATCCAACCTGTTGAGAAACTCCGTGTAGCTGGTATCGAGTTCAAGCAACCTGTGGAGACAGCTGAGAGCTTCTTGGACATTAAATTTAGACGTGATCATGGAGTACTGGAAATCCCACATTTGGCAATAGATGACTCCATTAGCTCCCTCATACTGAATTGTGTGGCATTAGAACAATGTTATAAGCATTGTTCAACCCACTTTACATCGTATGTTATTTTCATGGGTTGCCTCATCAACACACCTGTGGATGCAGGGTACTTGCGAGACCACCGAATTATTGAGAATTTCTTTGGAACTGATACAGAAGTTGTTAAATTCTTCAATGAGGTAGGCAAGGACATTTGTTTCGATATTAGGCAGAGTTATCTAGCAAAGCTGTTCGAGGATGTGAATGACCATTATAGAAACGTTTGGCACGTTAGATGGGCAGGGTTCAAGCACGCTTATTTTGATAGCCCTTGGACATTCATATCTGCTATAGCTGCTCTCATTCTCCTCATTCTCACCTTTATTCAAGCTTTTTTTGCAGTCTATGGATATGTAAATCCTCCTTAA